The Sander vitreus isolate 19-12246 chromosome 10, sanVit1, whole genome shotgun sequence genome contains the following window.
TTCAGTGCTTCCCCTGCGCATCTTCGATACAGATCAGCCGCATCTACCTCTTAACCTGAGCAGTGAGTTAATGCATGAAATGTACATGTGGGTGTAACTATCCTGTACATTAACTCATTATTGCCAATGCTGTCTAGTATACAGTCTTTTACatacaaaaaagtatttaagtaGTTGATCCTGGTAAAGAAATATgggttaggggggggggggttgtttaaAACGTGTTTCGAGTTCTTCTTTTCACAGGCCTGGCCACCTAAAGCTGACCATCAACAGAATCCCTCTGTGTTAGCCGCTCGGTACAAGTTGAGCTCCTTATATACTATAGTGCTGTGGATCGGGATCATGCGCATCCACTGGGGTTTAAAGAGGTGTAGGAAGGTATTTGGTATTATTCAATAAATCCATTAGATTATTTATTCTACACTATTTCGACCGTGTTGTAAATTGGGTTTCATGCACATCTTTTGGGTAATGGGTGGGGTTGTGGGGCGTTAATCAGTCTGTTCCCTAGACTTCACAGCTCCATGTTGCCCAACGCAAAATGGCTTGAATAGGAAACATCCAGGTGCACCAACAAGATTCAAGTGGACTCTTTGCCTCGCAGGATAGCAACTTCAAAACTAGTCTCCTGGTGTAGCAAGAATCTCTTTCCACAGGGAGTGCGGTAACAAGTTTCTTTACTAGAAGTCATTGTAATTCTGTACAGGCTTCAAGTTGCTTTGTGGGGTTTGGAGGGGCTTGTGTATTTGTGACTCTTGCAGATTAAGTTATATGGCCCACCCTTCAAATCTACATTCAAGTCCACGTCTACAGTTCATAAGGAAGGAATCCCTCGCGTTCAGGCCTGCGGTATTTAAATGTTCTTGTGGAAAATTGCTTCAATCTGTTTGTATTCATAGTCATACAGTTGTGTCCTTGCTAAGGGAGTACTGTAATGCTAGTAATTGTCTTGTAGTTCTGTACTGCATCATTGGAGGGGTATTGTGGGGAGAGAGGCTTTTTCCTTTTGCATTTTTTCAGTGTGCAGTGTCCTGTGCGCTTTCCAATACCCGAGACCATCCGGATCTCTCCTAACTCATTGTTTGTACAAGTTTCCTTGCGCATCGAGCATCACGTAAGGTCACTAAATGTATTCACATTTCTCTTAACATTCATTGTCTGGCTAAATGCCTCCATTGCGATTCCTTTGCAATTAGTTACTATGCCTTGTATTGACAATACAATGAGTGAACTATCTGTAAAGGATTTTCTTATTGCATAATAAATGCATAGCTTATTGTGATTGAATACAGTTTTGGTATGCATTTGTTCTTTTGGGGGCTTGTGTGGGGGAGCTTTTCTTGTGCTTTTTCAGGTATGACTAAAGCTTGGAGTTTTGTAGAGCACGGATGTGACCTGGGCTCGAATGACATCCTTTTCAAAGTGGAAATTGAAGGCAGATAAGTTGAATCCATCAAATATTGATGTCGGAAAAATTCTCAACCCTAGAGTTGTCACTTATCTTGACTGGGCTCAACTGCCCTCATTCTTGAAATGAAAGCAACTTGCTATACTTGACTGTAGAAATAGCACTGTTGTGCTTTCTTAACAAGAGTCTTGTGATAACGGGAAGATTTGATGTACCCTCATTGATTCTGACGTTATCTGCTGTAAAGCATTTGGGTAAGGATAACAATAGTCAGTTCTACGATACTGTGGGGGGGGCATAGGGGTGTCTATTGTCTGCCTCTTTGATCTTACAGAACAGTCCAAAGGAAGAATGCAGTCTACCTAGGACGACACGGGAATCACCCTGCCCTTTGAAATCAACCAACGCGGTTTGAACAAATGGAGTCAGGTTGTTTTCGATGTGTATAGATTTGAACGGTTAGTCCTCAGCTGCTGCCCTTGCGCAACTGTGCAAGTGGCAGGTTGGTCATATAATGTAATGCGCAACTGTGCAAGTTTTCAAAATTATAAGTAGCTGAGGAAAGCTGTGCGttgtgcagctttaatttgGTCTAAAATGCAGCGCAAAAGTGTTGCTTCagtttatattgtgttttagTTGGGTGTGTCCCTACACTTCTCTTACAGAAATCAGAGTGCAAGACTGGTTCAAGCATGAATGAAGTCCTATAACCTGGAACATGTAGTAAGATGTTGGCTTAACTTGTCAAAATAAACTTCTGCAATCTTGGAACTGGCTTTATGTTAACCTCAAATCATCAGTAACAATGCTTTACTAGCCTATTCCTCTTTGGCCACAGGGCCCTATTGCTTTGCATCTTAAACCATAAGATGAGTAGAACTCGAATCTTTGAGTATTGTGTGGTGGGTGTGTTGTGTAGAtcactctttgtttcagatCATTTTCGTCTGTCTGCTCCGATCTCGCCTGCCTCTGAATGCAAAGCCATCTGTGGAAGCTGTCGGCGAATATGAGTGTGGCCCCTGAATGAAGTACCAACCCCTTGTGCGCTTGAGCTTAAATCAGAACCCCCTGACGTCCTTCGCAGAAGCCCcgctctgtttgtgtgtgccttttttcttttccctctgGTTTCTCAGGTCAGATTGTCAGTCTTAATTTGTCATCTGGGATAGCCTAACCCGTGATGGAACACTGAGAATCCAGTCACATTAAGATCAAGAGCTGCAAGTTTGTCTTCGCTAATACTGCATCACTTCAGTCTCATGGGTGTTAAGTTAAGTAATTTCGGTtcccttgatttctttctttaacaTGACCATGGCTTTAATGTGTAACTCAACATGTTGCATGCACATCCGCTCTGcataacattttattcctaACACACAACATACTATTCATGAAGTCGTTGTCAAACATTGCAGTAGTGTCtggtcagggtttttttttggggggcggGGTGGCAACATTCTTCTCTCCCTTTCAGATTTCTCATTGAGTTTAACTTGAATCTGAGCCAGGTGACTTTAACCTCTGCTGGGAGTCGTGGGATGACTTGGTGCAGCCAGCCTCTAGGGTACAATCTTCAATACTTTAAGGAATTGAGCATCGCTGAGAGTATCTGTGGTAATTGCTGCTATGCCAGTCGCGGTAAACGATAACCGTATTGACATAATTTGTCATATTGGATGAGAATTGGGAACAAGTggggtttctgtttggtttttggggggtggggggggcttaaattgtcttttttttttccattgcagcTGTAAGCTTCACAGTACGTTGACCCGTGAGTCCAGCTGAATTGCAAAGGGGCAAATCGCTTTGAGTATCACCAGGGATGCTGGTATCGTGGTTCTGTTAATATGGAAATAAGGAATCATTCAATGCAGTGTTGTGGGGAATGCTGGGATTGGGGAAACCAGTTGTCTGTCTTCTAGTTTCAGCTTCGTGACCAAGAGGCATTCCTATGTGACAGGTGTTGAGGGGTTTTCTTTTACTGGAGGAACAAACTTCTTTGTTCCTCCAGGTTTTGCTTTTGCCTTTTaattacagcaacaacaaaaaagcaaaagacTCCGGTGGTGGCACTCCTGACTCTGTCAGGACAGGGTTCAATCCCCTGCGGCgtcttgctctttttttttttttatagtctgctgtgtgggggggggagaaacTTAGCCATTCAAGGATAATTTCACGTTGTAATAGTTATATGGGTTTCTTGTAGGACAGTGACGATGCATTTTGAGCAGAACAGTGAACGTTAttaaaactgatttttttttttttaaatgtcttggtGCAAGTATGTTGTATTTGAATGGTTAGTCATTTTAAAAGCATCTAAATGTGTGAATGAAACTATCCTGTTACCCTGGTgtcggttttttttttttttttactttgtttgaaATGTGAGATTTACTGTATTTGATCCTCTAGTCAAATAGGTTTGACGTTAGCAGATTAGTTAGAATTAAAAGTAGCAGACAGTTTTAGCAGTCTGAAGTGTAGAAATGGAATGAATCTCAATGCTGTctaataaaatgtaatcattcTATTGTCTGGAGTCTTGTTTATACATCAAGTGTTAAACTGTATAGTTTTGTGTATACAATTGGGGGGAGAACAGTGAGAAACTAAGCTCTCCCACCGGTGAAATCATGCCAGTTTGTAATACTGCAAATGTATAAATATTTCAATGGGTCATAGGCTCAGTCACCATTGTTACCTCCTTCAACGATGGTGACTTAAcacttatttaaatgaaaatcttttacaGCTAGGTCTTTAAAATTGAATCTACAGATTTACCTGCTATACTGTGAATGACTTGAGTATAAAAACATCAAACCTGAAGTGAGACTGGATTGTGCATAACATTAACTCAAGAGTTAATATAAGCAACTAATAAAGGGAGCACATTTGTTGTCCTTGTCAACTGTGGTAACAAGTTTTTACCAGActaggtgtgtgtatgtatatatgtctatggtTTTAATGGAACGTACTTAGAGGTTAGGAGAAAACCACGTCCAGTACATTGGTGTATTTTCTTGTCACAATACAATGTGTTAGGTGTAACAGCAATGATGTACAAATGGCTGACAAGTAAACAATAAAGTTGCCTCCATGAGTCACTAGAACAGTTGGGTTTTTTGTAAAGTAAACTATATCATGACATgcaaatatgttttgtgtgtaacgGAAACAAACGTTAAGTTATTCCCATGGTAGTTTCTTGATGTGCCAACGATGCATGAGATTACCGAACAGGTCAACAATAAAGGACCTTGCGTGTGATCCCCTGTTTGTGGTAATTTggttaaacacacattttaggCTTCATGTATTTCTTCCTCTGAGTAAATATGACAGAGAAGGTTTTACCCATAGATAACTGTATAGTTGCATACTCCCAAATAAATGTGTAATTATTAATCAAATCACCACACACCAGCCCAGGGACTGCTGATGAAATTTAGCGATTGAGCTAATTCTGGTACAGTCAATGTCCATTGtccctgttaaaaaaacaaacaaataaaatcttTGACTTGAACTTCCATAGTGTGTGGATATTTCTTGTGTTCATAAACACCATGATAAACACCCGTGTTCATTAttacaaagaaaaaatatttatctTAAAGAAACATGTACACTGGGTCATGTTAATTGGGAttccaaagaagaagaagcatgGCCAGAATTTCAGATTGTGACCAAGATATTGAGAGGAATTTATCTAGGTTACAATGTATATACATGTTACTTATGTCATTTGTCATTAATTTAAACAGGTGGACTGGCTGAGGCTGTCAAGCTATTGCGGAACCAATGTGCATAAACAAAGTTTACACGGAGCCATTTTACTTTCGTGCCATTTGCTAGCttctagctaacattagctgtttGGTTCTTCTATCGCCGTCTGTGTGTTTGATGAGGTGTGGAGGAAAGAGGAGATGTGGTCCTTTTTTGCCAGGGATCCTGTCAAAGACTTTGCTTATGAAATTCTACCAGACAGCCAAGAGACGTCTGGAATATGGACTCTACATCGTGGGAAGCGAAAGGTAAAAGACCTTTACCGATCCTCCGCTAGAGTTAGCTTCGTTATGGAGGCCTGTCACTTATATTAGCCGGCTAGCCAGCGTTAGTGTCTGTTACTTTGATTTAGCCTTTAGATACGTCCGGTGTTATGTTGGCGTGGTTACATGTCAGGTCTATCGGTATCTTTTTCGTTGATTTAATGTCAgtgcttatttatttttaatggtgGCTCTATGTATCTAACTAGGTGAGCTCAGGCTTTGTTTACTCCGAGAGACAGACACGTATTTCTCGCCACGTCACCCCGTTTTAGCCGAGTTAATAACCGTTACTGGAACCGTTTTCAAGCTAATGTTTTATCACAGAAATAAAGGTAACGTCCTTCATCACTGACAGCACCTCACACAACCAAGTGTCCTCATTATTACCGTTGAGCAACTCAATCTGGACTCTGAGTGTCATCATCACCCCTGCAGGGCCAGATAATGACAACCAAGCACCTGCTTCCTGtggtagatagatagacactATATTTTAAAAACGCAATCAAAAAATacgaaaatatatatattgcactTTGTCAAAGTTGCAGATAATATAAATGGAAATATGAGTCCAGTTACAGTGAGTGAGTCCAGAGCGACCTCAGTAGCCTCCCAGTCCACTGATGTCCATGATTTTCATCATGTTTATTGCAATTTAGGTGGTgatatgatatactgtatttgatttttttccactCCTGTTTGATGTGATGAGAAAGCATAATCTTGTAATGTTGTAAATATTACGTCAATTGTGTGAGTCATTTTACCCAACCTGTGTCCTCAGACCAATGGAGAGCcggtgtctgtgtttctgtacgAGGTAGCACAGGGAACAGAGCAGCAAACCCAGCTAGCCAAGGCTGCCTTCAAGCGTATGAAGACCCTGCGTCACCCTAACATCCTGGCTTATGTGGATGGATTGGAGGTATGTGTTGGTTTATTTTGCACCCATCTTTAGCTGTACACACACGATGCCATTGTGTATGATGTTGGAATGGTGAGTGaccttgttttgtgttttgtaccTATCGTATGATCATCTCCACTATCTTGCTTTTCTCTGCATGTTAACGTTCAGACAGAGGTGAGTGAGAATATGCCACTGTAGGCCTTTTAATATTTGCACAATAGTTGTAGTGAGTAGTGGACTACATAATAAAAGCAGATTCTTACTCCGTTTGATCATTTTTGTCTGCTCAGCAAGGTCATAAAATATCCCAACTAATAGTTATGCTGTACTATTTCAACAATTACACACTTGAAATTGGTGCATCTGTTGGTGCATCTATTGCATGTCTTGCCAAAAGATGAATTGAAAATAGAATGTATCAAGGGAAATATGACCGTTGATTGTCCAGGTTTGTTTGTTGCATAGTCATAATACTGAGGATTCTTACCACTCCTGAAATTGAGCAGCAACTGGAAAATTGCCAAACTCCTTAGCTTAGCTTAATTCCTACCATAACTTATAAGTGCTACTACTGTATGTGTCCAAGTCTGTGCTGTGTTTCACATACTCTAGTTTAGTAGGTCTGGGTAATAATTCAATATTAACCTTTACTGCCTTTTAATAGAAATCTGTGGTGATGAAACCATGTTTATTATGAAATGTTGTtgtattacatacagtatatggatAATAAACAGCAGAGTGCTTGTTAAAATATAtctaatcatttattttttatttttttgttattaatatttttgcaGTGAGCCTGGTGCAATAAAACATACATAATAGTTACATACACATAAAATAATGGTGGATTTTACTTGGGGTTGTTTTACAGACAGAGAAGAGCCTGTACCTGGTTACTGAGCAGGTGACACCACTGGCAGTCCACCTGAAGGCCCAGGCAGAGAAGGGTGGATCTGGCGAACTGGAGGTCTCCTGGGGTCTGCACCAGATAGTTGTAAGGATAGGAGAGAGTGCCATGTGATACTTTTAGGGGAGCCATTTCTCTGTAAGCCCTTACTCCACTTCTGCCATTTCCCTCCTCCCACAGAAAGCTCTGAGTTTCCTGGTAAACGACTGCCACCTGCTTCATAACAACTTGGGGGTATCGGCTGTTTTTGTGGATCGAGCTGGGGAGTGGAAGCTGGGGGCCCTCGACCATGTGGCCCCTGAACAGGGTGACCCAAGTGGGGTCTCACTCCCTACCCCCAAGGCTGTCTACCCAGACATGGAGAGATATGACCCACCAGAGATGTCCAATAGCAGTGGGGAGAAATGGTAAGAGAGGTGTGGttcagaataataataaaaactaggCCTGTTCGCTTGAGTGTCCTACTTAACTCGCGATTAATCGtgaattaatcgcacatttttttGTCGGTTCTAAAtatactttaaaagggatatctttcaagtttttttttaatgctcaagtggtatttgGACTCGACTACTCCAttggtaactcagttcacatcgacagtacatacaaataactttagtcttgtggaaagaaccatctggaagggctttgaaactcaacttgccattcaaaagacccttttctttatccattgcTGCTCAAggaactttctttctgctttTCCGCTTTTAAGACCCGCTCCCGTTTCGCGTCTTGTCTCATCTCCGCTGCATGCAGCCCACCCTTACTGACTGCCTGCGCTGTTCTCCTGCGCAAGAGATCAGAGGGGGAGATACGTCAGCACTGTTTAGTGTTTAACCAAGGATCTGTGGACTGCatgcaatgaatgaatgaatgaatagcaTGAATAACACAACTTAAcatgttcattttgacagccttaATAGTAACATTACACAGGAAGAAAAGGAGAGCAGCAATAAGAACATTTGGAGAGGACGATGTTCATAATTGGACTATTTAAAGATACCTGTAAAAGTGTTGATGAGATATTAAATCCGGCCCTGGTGGGTACTGCCTAATTTTCTGGAGAAACTTTTCTATTGAACTGTGTGCCTGTTTGTTGCAGGGCAGGGGAGGTGTGGCGGCTAGGCTGCCTCATCTGGGAGGTGTTCAACGGGCCACTACCTCGCACATCCTCCCTTCGCTCACTGGGAAAGGTAAGACCTTTGTGTAATTACCACCCCATTGTAATTGATTCCATGGCATATTTACACTTTAATCTTCTacagcaaaacatattttagccaccttaaaaaaaaggacCACCTAAAAAAATTCATTTAAGTTTACGCTAAGTTTTCATCGCTTTACCTTGTTGCAGACAGCTCTTTCTgacagggaactgaagccgttatgtCGCGCTCGTCAAATCCACCAGActcttttgagaaaaaaacctcGCAGAAAACAGTAGTTGCTGCTCGTCACTGCTGCCTAACACGTCGTCCACAGTAGTATCaatacattgcttagcttctgtgccATTATTCCGAGCACAGCTAACATTGACTGAGCTAGTGCTAGCGTTCATATTATTTATAACCCTAGTGATTAGCTTACTGTGGTAACCAATGTCACTGCTTTTTGCTAAGGCTGAGTGGGTGAAAAACCCGGAAAGAAATGCAGATGGTCTCGGCCTTTAACCTACAGTTGTTTCATGGTTTCAGTGACAGCTAAAAGGAATCTTTGTTTGTGACATGAAGAAGTGTTGTTCAGTCTTGTGTCTCTTCTTCATGCCCACAGATCCCCAAGGCCCTAGTCCCTCATTACTGTGAGCTGGTGGGGGCCAACCCCCGAGCTCGGCCCAACCCAGCCAGCTTTCTCCAAAACTGTAGAGCCCCCGGGGGATTCCTCAGCAACAGCTTTGTTGAGAGCAACCTTTTCCTGGAGGAGATACAGGTCAGCAGAGTTGCATAAAGACATGTATAACAGTGGTGTTTGTGTTGGTGCTACAATCAAACCTCATTAGTAAACTCACAACGTAGACCATCAAGATAGAAACAGATCAAGTTCTAATGGAACTATCCTGTGGGGTGCATTGTTTGATTTTATTGCGCAATTACAAACGAGTAGCATTGGAAACTGTATGATAGTATAacattgaataataataataggaaaAAGATTGTAATAATAGTGGAATTcaaactttctctctctccagatCAAGGAGCCGGCTGAGAAGCAGCAGTTCTTCCAGGATCTGAGTGACAATCTGGACTCCTTCCCGGAAGACTTCTGTAAACACAAGGTCCTGCCTCAGCTGCTCACTGCCTTCGAGTTTGGCAATGCAGGTGCCGTAGTCCTCACACCGCTTTTTAAGGTGAATCCTTTAACTTTCACACATTACTAAATATCACACAATATACAGagcaaaacataaacaaaacctTCCGTCAAAGTAAGATATGGTTATACTAGTAATAATATATTCTCATGTGGACGTTATACCTCTACTCACCTTTTTTATGTCCCTGATCtcatctccctctgtctgtctgccaggtGGGGAAGTTCCTGTCAGCAGAAGAGTACCAACAGAAGATCATCCCCGTTATAGTGAAGATGTTCTCCTCCACAGACAGAGCTATGAGGATACGACTGCTGCAGCAGGTATGTAAGGCCTGTTTTATTGAGCCACTGAGAATCTCTTGCAGTGATTCAGTGGAcatgtgggttttttttatttttttttatttcatttattttttctatgtAGCATCCAGCAAGAATGCTAaactttgcagctctagagCAAGAAATGAAAAGTTAAAAGTAGGatcaaatattgttttttaaaaggatAAAACATGTATTTGCTCTGAAATAGTTTCTTCTCTCTATGTCTATGTCTTTTTGTCTCAGATGGAGCAGTTCATTCAGTATCTGAATGAGGCAGCAGTCAATTCCCAGATTTTCCCTCACGTTGTTCACGGCTTCACAGACACCAACCCTGCCATCAGAGAACAGACTGTTAAGGTAGTTTGCATGATTTAAACACAACCACAAATCAGGAGTTGTTATTCCATATTACTTGTGCACTGGATGTTTTCAGCCTCCTGTAGCTATAACTCTTCAACTCTATTCTATTCTCCCTCTCACCCTCCAGTCTATGTTGCTGATGGCTCCCAAGCTAAATGAGACCAACCTGAACCAGGAGCTGATGCGTCACTTTGCCCGGCTGCAGGCCAGAGACGAACAAGGGCCAATCCGGTGTAACACCACCGTCTGCCTGGGCAAGATCGCCTCCTACCTCAATGCAGGGGTAAAGTACACCCACACCACCGTTAACACTTAATTCATTTAATGcaataggaaaaaaaagaatctgtttGAATGGAAGAATTTGGTTATTACTCTCTTCACAGACTCGACAACGTGTTCTTATTTCTGCCTTCTCCCGAGCAACTAAAGACCCCTTTCCAGCTTCACGCTCTGCCGGTGTACTTGGCTTCGCCGCCACACACAACTTCTACAGCTTAACAGAGATCGCTGCACGCATCCTGCCCACCCTCTGTGCTGTTACTGTTGACCCTGATAAGAGCGTCAGGGACCAGGTACACATGACTAATGGAAATTTGTGACTACATGGTGTTTCTTTTGGCTTTTACACTTGACTGCTAAATCCTTGCTATGAAGATAACGAAACAGTTTGCCTCTGCCTTGCAATATAGCTACTCAAAATTGAATGTATTTATAGCAAGAGTATTTTGATTGTTATTTATCAGCAGCACATTGCCTCATTGTCCTTATTAGATAGTAAAGATGGTAAGGAACTCAGAAAAAGATTTATTGCCATGTAAGTAACACTTACTAAGAATTTGTCTTGGTTGATGGTGCatgcataaaaacatatttaaacaataaTATGAAAGTAACAAATGCATAACATTAAGAAATGTGCAAAAGTGTTGAGGGGTGGGCAAAAGTTTATCTCCTtgtcacatttttatatatatatatatatagtatatagtatatgtgtgt
Protein-coding sequences here:
- the scyl1 gene encoding N-terminal kinase-like protein isoform X1 — encoded protein: MWSFFARDPVKDFAYEILPDSQETSGIWTLHRGKRKTNGEPVSVFLYEVAQGTEQQTQLAKAAFKRMKTLRHPNILAYVDGLETEKSLYLVTEQVTPLAVHLKAQAEKGGSGELEVSWGLHQIVKALSFLVNDCHLLHNNLGVSAVFVDRAGEWKLGALDHVAPEQGDPSGVSLPTPKAVYPDMERYDPPEMSNSSGEKWAGEVWRLGCLIWEVFNGPLPRTSSLRSLGKIPKALVPHYCELVGANPRARPNPASFLQNCRAPGGFLSNSFVESNLFLEEIQIKEPAEKQQFFQDLSDNLDSFPEDFCKHKVLPQLLTAFEFGNAGAVVLTPLFKVGKFLSAEEYQQKIIPVIVKMFSSTDRAMRIRLLQQMEQFIQYLNEAAVNSQIFPHVVHGFTDTNPAIREQTVKSMLLMAPKLNETNLNQELMRHFARLQARDEQGPIRCNTTVCLGKIASYLNAGTRQRVLISAFSRATKDPFPASRSAGVLGFAATHNFYSLTEIAARILPTLCAVTVDPDKSVRDQAFKAIKSFLSKLETVSEDPTKLADMEKDVASCAQPAGASSSWAGWAVTGMSTITSKLIRNAPGTEGGAAAEGSEPANTPNPTSATDGAPAPGSEDKTPQASVTRHAATSGANQSQTHEVTSNNDEPIGDHWDEEEDWGSLEEPAKAHTEPDDWNTDWSGMASSKKKASDKGVGRSSSSMAVKKQSTDWSSSGWDADDSWSNDKEGQGQSSAGEEGWGNDWGEEDTDTTLANTTLPLPEGVRLASEYNWDSSSSATKGASQNDLFASVSQRTPAGTAATTVRTETRDGWTAEATGDWGAEESWESVDGNQGLSKAELSKKKREERRKELEAKRAERKAAKGPLKLGARKLD
- the scyl1 gene encoding N-terminal kinase-like protein isoform X3, which codes for MWSFFARDPVKDFAYEILPDSQETSGIWTLHRGKRKTNGEPVSVFLYEVAQGTEQQTQLAKAAFKRMKTLRHPNILAYVDGLETEKSLYLVTEQVTPLAVHLKAQAEKGGSGELEVSWGLHQIVKALSFLVNDCHLLHNNLGVSAVFVDRAGEWKLGALDHVAPEQGDPSGVSLPTPKAVYPDMERYDPPEMSNSSGEKWAGEVWRLGCLIWEVFNGPLPRTSSLRSLGKIPKALVPHYCELVGANPRARPNPASFLQNCRAPGGFLSNSFVESNLFLEEIQIKEPAEKQQFFQDLSDNLDSFPEDFCKHKVLPQLLTAFEFGNAGAVVLTPLFKVGKFLSAEEYQQKIIPVIVKMFSSTDRAMRIRLLQQMEQFIQYLNEAAVNSQIFPHVVHGFTDTNPAIREQTVKSMLLMAPKLNETNLNQELMRHFARLQARDEQGPIRCNTTVCLGKIASYLNAGTRQRVLISAFSRATKDPFPASRSAGVLGFAATHNFYSLTEIAARILPTLCAVTVDPDKSVRDQAFKAIKSFLSKLETVSEDPTKLADMEKDVASCAQPAGASSSWAGWAVTGMSTITSKLIRNAPGTEGGAAAEGSEPANTPNPTSATDGAPAPGSEDKTPQASVTRHAATSGANQSQTHEVTSNNDEPIGDHWDEEEDWGSLEEPAKAHTEPDDWNTDWSGMASSKKKVGRSSSSMAVKKQSTDWSSSGWDADDSWSNDKEGQGQSSAGEEGWGNDWGEEDTDTTLANTTLPLPEGVRLASEYNWDSSSSATKGASQNDLFASVSQRTPAGTAATTVRTETRDGWTAEATGDWGAEESWESVDGNQGLSKAELSKKKREERRKELEAKRAERKAAKGPLKLGARKLD
- the scyl1 gene encoding N-terminal kinase-like protein isoform X2 yields the protein MWSFFARDPVKDFAYEILPDSQETSGIWTLHRGKRKTNGEPVSVFLYEVAQGTEQQTQLAKAAFKRMKTLRHPNILAYVDGLETEKSLYLVTEQVTPLAVHLKAQAEKGGSGELEVSWGLHQIVKALSFLVNDCHLLHNNLGVSAVFVDRAGEWKLGALDHVAPEQGDPSGVSLPTPKAVYPDMERYDPPEMSNSSGEKWAGEVWRLGCLIWEVFNGPLPRTSSLRSLGKIPKALVPHYCELVGANPRARPNPASFLQNCRAPGGFLSNSFVESNLFLEEIQIKEPAEKQQFFQDLSDNLDSFPEDFCKHKVLPQLLTAFEFGNAGAVVLTPLFKVGKFLSAEEYQQKIIPVIVKMFSSTDRAMRIRLLQQMEQFIQYLNEAAVNSQIFPHVVHGFTDTNPAIREQTVKSMLLMAPKLNETNLNQELMRHFARLQARDEQGPIRCNTTVCLGKIASYLNAGTRQRVLISAFSRATKDPFPASRSAGVLGFAATHNFYSLTEIAARILPTLCAVTVDPDKSVRDQAFKAIKSFLSKLETVSEDPTKLADMEKDVASCAQPAGASSSWAGWAVTGMSTITSKLIRNAPGTEGGAAAEGSEPANTPNPTSATDGAPAPGSEDKTPQASVTRHAATSGANQSQTHEVTSNNDEPIGDHWDEEEDWGSLEEPAKAHTEPDDWNTDWSGMASSKKKASDKGVGRSSSSMAVKKQSTDWSSSGWDADDSWSNDKEGQGQSSAGEEGWGNDWGEEDTDTTLANTTLPLPEGVRLASEYNWDSSSSATKGASQNDLFASVSQRTPAGTAATTTRDGWTAEATGDWGAEESWESVDGNQGLSKAELSKKKREERRKELEAKRAERKAAKGPLKLGARKLD